From Alphaproteobacteria bacterium, a single genomic window includes:
- a CDS encoding pantoate--beta-alanine ligase: MSASVPIVRTVADLRAQVAAWRAAGETVGLIPTMGALHAGHLSLVDAALARYDRAVATLFVNPKQFNDPADYAKYPRTEIDDAAKLAAAGAHLLYCPDPDQMYPDGFATNVSVAGVSGGLCGAARPGHFDGVATVCTKLFLQSGADGAFFGEKDYQQLKVVQRFVADLDIPIAIHPCETVRDPDGLALSSRNQHLSPAERAIAPALNRAMRAAATAIRTGTPPADALAAAAKAILAAGYDRVDYLEARRQSDLSPSFAPGEPARIFAAAFLGTTRLIDNIPIG; encoded by the coding sequence GTGAGCGCATCGGTTCCCATCGTCCGCACCGTCGCCGATCTGCGCGCGCAGGTCGCGGCCTGGCGCGCCGCGGGCGAGACCGTCGGCCTGATCCCGACCATGGGCGCGCTGCACGCCGGCCATCTGAGCCTGGTGGACGCCGCGCTCGCCCGCTATGACCGGGCGGTGGCGACCCTGTTCGTCAACCCGAAACAGTTCAACGACCCGGCCGACTACGCGAAATACCCGCGCACCGAGATCGACGACGCGGCCAAGCTCGCCGCCGCGGGCGCGCACCTGCTCTATTGCCCGGACCCGGACCAGATGTATCCGGACGGCTTCGCCACCAATGTCAGCGTTGCCGGCGTCAGCGGCGGCCTTTGCGGCGCGGCGCGGCCCGGCCATTTCGACGGCGTGGCCACGGTCTGCACCAAGCTGTTCCTGCAATCCGGGGCCGACGGCGCCTTTTTCGGCGAGAAGGACTACCAGCAGCTGAAAGTGGTGCAGCGCTTCGTCGCCGACCTGGATATCCCGATCGCGATCCACCCCTGCGAGACCGTGCGCGACCCGGACGGGCTGGCGCTCTCGTCCCGCAACCAGCATCTGTCGCCGGCCGAGCGCGCCATTGCGCCGGCCCTGAACCGGGCCATGCGCGCGGCCGCCACCGCCATCCGCACCGGCACGCCGCCGGCCGACGCCCTGGCGGCGGCCGCCAAGGCCATCCTGGCCGCCGGCTATGACCGCGTCGACTATCTGGAGGCCCGGCGCCAGTCGGACCTGTCGCCGTCATTCGCCCCGGGCGAGCCGGCCCGCATCTTCGCCGCGGCCTTTCTCGGCACCACCCGCCTGATCGACAACATCCCGATCGGCTGA
- a CDS encoding acyl-CoA dehydrogenase family protein yields MPSNPVYTTEHDLFRETCRRFLAEEVVPFQAEWEKAGIVPRALWTKAAELGLLLPTTAEDYGGAGADFGFCAVFCEEVMQANAAGAALGMALHNDICAPYIEHYGSEAQKRRWLPAMARGEAIAAIAMSEPAAGSDLQGVKTRAVCDGDDYVITGQKTFITNGQHADVVIVVCKTDPDKGAKGTSLILVETDRPGFARGRNLDKLGMKAQDTSELFFDQVRVPVANRLGEENQGFRYLMEQLPRERLQAAIQGLAAAEAALAWTVAYTREREAFGQKVFDFQNTQFKLADIRTECLVARAFVEKCLAAQADGTLTQEMGAAAKLYCSELQGRATDECLQLHGGYGFMAEYPITKLYADSRVNRIYAGSSEIMRLIVARSL; encoded by the coding sequence ATGCCGTCGAACCCCGTCTACACCACCGAGCACGACCTGTTCCGCGAGACCTGCCGCCGCTTCCTGGCCGAGGAGGTGGTGCCGTTTCAGGCCGAATGGGAGAAGGCCGGCATCGTGCCGCGCGCGCTCTGGACCAAGGCGGCCGAGCTGGGCCTGCTGCTGCCGACCACGGCGGAGGACTATGGCGGCGCCGGCGCGGATTTCGGCTTCTGCGCCGTGTTCTGCGAGGAGGTGATGCAGGCCAACGCCGCCGGCGCAGCGCTGGGCATGGCGCTGCACAACGACATCTGCGCGCCTTATATCGAACATTACGGCAGCGAGGCGCAGAAACGGCGCTGGCTGCCGGCCATGGCCAGGGGCGAGGCGATCGCCGCCATCGCCATGAGCGAGCCGGCGGCGGGCAGCGACCTGCAAGGGGTGAAGACCCGCGCGGTGTGCGACGGCGACGACTATGTCATCACCGGCCAGAAGACCTTCATCACCAACGGCCAGCACGCCGACGTGGTGATCGTCGTCTGCAAGACCGACCCGGACAAGGGCGCCAAGGGCACCAGCCTGATCCTGGTCGAGACCGACCGGCCCGGCTTCGCCCGCGGCCGCAATCTCGACAAGCTGGGCATGAAGGCGCAGGACACGTCCGAACTGTTCTTCGACCAGGTGCGGGTGCCGGTTGCCAACCGGCTGGGCGAGGAAAACCAGGGCTTCCGCTATCTGATGGAGCAATTGCCGCGCGAACGCCTGCAAGCCGCGATCCAGGGGCTGGCCGCGGCGGAGGCGGCCTTGGCCTGGACCGTCGCCTATACCCGCGAGCGCGAGGCGTTCGGGCAGAAGGTGTTCGACTTCCAGAACACCCAGTTCAAGCTGGCCGACATCCGCACCGAATGCCTGGTCGCCCGCGCCTTTGTCGAGAAATGCCTCGCCGCCCAGGCCGACGGCACGCTGACCCAGGAAATGGGCGCGGCCGCCAAGCTCTATTGCAGCGAATTGCAGGGCCGCGCCACCGACGAGTGCCTGCAATTGCACGGCGGCTATGGTTTCATGGCGGAATATCCGATCACGAAACTCTATGCCGACAGCCGTGTGAACCGCATCTATGCGGGATCGTCCGAGATCATGCGCCTGATCGTGGCGCGGAGCCTGTGA
- a CDS encoding SDR family oxidoreductase: MRLANKIGLVTAAGSGMGRAGAVRFAREGAAVGVVDLDPEAVRAVVAEIEAAGGQALGIACDLRDDANARRIVRETAARFGGLDFVWNHVGHPGPAAIEGLDMADFELAVDLNLRSVLVTTEAALPELRARGGGSLLFTASTSGLRGSPFSPVYSAAKFGVVGLVRSLAKRYAAENIRVNAVCPGPTDTPMLRVFVARPDQQSTAGQDKEGLVAQYAAANPTGRAARPEDIANAALFLVSDEAAYVSGAALPVDGAATA, encoded by the coding sequence ATGCGTCTTGCCAACAAGATCGGCCTTGTCACCGCTGCCGGCTCCGGCATGGGCCGGGCCGGGGCCGTCCGCTTTGCCCGGGAAGGGGCGGCCGTCGGCGTCGTCGACCTGGACCCGGAGGCCGTCCGGGCGGTGGTGGCCGAGATCGAGGCCGCGGGCGGCCAGGCGCTGGGCATCGCCTGCGACCTGCGCGACGACGCCAATGCGCGCCGCATCGTCCGGGAGACGGCGGCGCGGTTCGGCGGCCTCGACTTCGTCTGGAACCATGTGGGCCATCCGGGCCCGGCCGCCATCGAGGGGCTGGACATGGCGGATTTCGAACTGGCCGTGGACCTGAACCTGCGCAGCGTGCTGGTGACGACCGAGGCGGCGCTGCCGGAATTGCGCGCCCGCGGCGGAGGATCGCTGCTGTTCACCGCCTCCACCAGCGGGCTGCGCGGCTCGCCGTTCAGCCCGGTCTATTCGGCGGCCAAATTCGGCGTGGTCGGCCTGGTGCGCTCGCTCGCCAAGCGCTATGCGGCGGAGAATATCCGCGTCAACGCGGTGTGCCCCGGCCCGACCGACACGCCGATGCTGCGGGTGTTCGTTGCCCGGCCGGATCAGCAATCCACCGCCGGGCAGGACAAGGAAGGCCTGGTCGCCCAATATGCCGCCGCCAACCCCACCGGACGGGCGGCTAGGCCGGAGGATATCGCCAATGCGGCGCTGTTCCTGGTATCGGACGAGGCAGCCTATGTGAGCGGTGCCGCCCTGCCGGTCGACGGCGCGGCGACGGCCTGA
- a CDS encoding NAD(P)/FAD-dependent oxidoreductase, translating to MATAQTAATPSAQTGAPAEHFDVLIVGAGISGVGAAYYLQQNNPDTGFVVLEAEESFGGTWWTHRYPGIRSDSDLHTFGYSFKPWVGPPIATAEEILKYMGEVIEDNGIDRHIRYRHKILAADWSSADSLWTVTAEDGATGAQKRFTCNFLYMCQGYYRHNQGYMPEWKGVEDYKGQLVHSEEWPRDLDYKGKNVVVIGSGASAATIVPAMAGVAKHVTMLQRSPTFFRIGRNAIDIAEELRTLQVDEEIVHEVTRRKIMYDQAAFTDMCRDRPDAAKKMLLDNVRGSLPDGYDVDTHFTPGYRPWRQRIAFVPDGDLFQGISAGQASVVTDEIDRFVENGILLKSGKVLEADLIVASTGFNMSIMGDIAFRLDDKPLDWHQTVTYRGTLFTGVPNLAWVFGYFRASWTLRSELVAALVCRLLNHMKETGATSVEVALRQQDQDMEIQDWWDPDDFNPHYLERAVPYLPRRGSTRDWQHTQDYWREKDEFPAIDLDGEEFVYHHARRADIAAE from the coding sequence ATGGCGACAGCGCAGACGGCGGCGACCCCCTCCGCCCAAACCGGCGCACCGGCCGAGCATTTCGACGTGCTGATCGTCGGCGCCGGCATTTCCGGCGTCGGCGCGGCCTATTATCTGCAGCAGAACAACCCGGACACCGGCTTCGTCGTGCTGGAGGCCGAGGAAAGCTTCGGCGGCACCTGGTGGACGCACCGCTATCCCGGCATCCGGTCGGACAGCGACCTGCACACCTTCGGCTACAGCTTCAAGCCCTGGGTCGGCCCGCCCATCGCCACGGCCGAAGAAATCCTGAAATACATGGGCGAGGTGATCGAGGACAACGGCATCGACCGCCACATCCGCTATCGCCACAAAATCCTGGCCGCCGACTGGTCGTCCGCCGACAGCCTCTGGACCGTGACCGCGGAAGACGGCGCGACCGGCGCGCAAAAGCGGTTCACCTGCAACTTCCTCTACATGTGCCAGGGCTATTACCGGCACAATCAGGGCTATATGCCCGAATGGAAGGGGGTCGAGGACTATAAGGGCCAGTTGGTCCATTCCGAGGAATGGCCGCGGGACCTGGACTACAAGGGCAAAAACGTCGTCGTCATCGGCTCCGGCGCCAGCGCCGCGACCATCGTTCCGGCCATGGCGGGTGTGGCCAAGCATGTGACCATGCTGCAACGCTCGCCCACCTTTTTCCGCATCGGCCGCAACGCCATCGACATCGCCGAGGAATTGCGCACGCTCCAGGTGGACGAGGAAATCGTGCACGAGGTGACGCGGCGCAAGATCATGTACGATCAGGCGGCCTTCACCGACATGTGCCGCGACCGGCCGGACGCGGCGAAAAAGATGCTGCTGGACAATGTGCGCGGCTCGCTGCCGGACGGCTATGACGTGGACACCCATTTCACGCCCGGCTACCGCCCCTGGCGCCAGCGCATCGCCTTCGTGCCGGACGGCGACCTGTTCCAGGGCATCAGCGCCGGCCAGGCCTCGGTCGTCACCGACGAGATCGACCGCTTCGTCGAGAACGGCATTCTGCTGAAGTCGGGCAAGGTGCTGGAGGCCGACCTGATCGTCGCGTCGACCGGCTTCAACATGTCCATCATGGGCGACATCGCCTTCCGCCTGGACGACAAGCCGCTGGACTGGCACCAGACGGTGACCTATCGCGGCACCCTGTTCACCGGCGTCCCCAACCTCGCCTGGGTGTTCGGCTATTTCCGCGCCAGCTGGACCTTGCGCAGCGAACTGGTCGCAGCATTGGTCTGCCGCCTGCTGAACCACATGAAGGAAACCGGCGCCACCAGCGTCGAGGTGGCGCTGCGCCAGCAGGACCAGGACATGGAAATCCAGGACTGGTGGGATCCGGACGACTTCAACCCGCACTATCTGGAGCGGGCCGTGCCCTATCTGCCGCGCCGCGGCAGCACCCGCGACTGGCAGCACACCCAGGACTATTGGCGCGAGAAGGACGAGTTCCCGGCCATCGACCTGGACGGCGAGGAATTCGTCTACCACCACGCACGCCGGGCCGACATCGCCGCGGAATAG
- a CDS encoding SDR family oxidoreductase gives MARLSKLSRSIAGKVALVTGAGSGMGRATSYLFADEGAHVACCDVNGETAEATAAAIREAGGSAEAWTLDVADRAAVGRVVAAVADRFGGLDILVNNAGVSVHCPIDAEDYEERWQRAVAVNITAHTHTIRAALPWLRRCESGGRVVNIASTEGLGATPSISPYTSTKHAVIGLTRSLAVELGKEGITVNCICPGAIRTGMTEKYPEEAKQKFARRRIPIARYADPEEVAHGTLSLVLPAASYINGVVLPVDAGLTIKNA, from the coding sequence ATGGCACGTTTGAGCAAACTTTCCCGTTCGATTGCCGGCAAGGTGGCGCTGGTCACCGGGGCCGGCTCCGGTATGGGGCGGGCGACATCCTATCTGTTCGCGGACGAGGGCGCCCATGTCGCCTGCTGCGACGTCAATGGCGAGACGGCGGAGGCCACCGCCGCGGCGATCCGCGAGGCCGGCGGCTCGGCCGAGGCCTGGACCCTGGACGTGGCGGACCGGGCTGCGGTCGGCCGGGTGGTGGCCGCGGTGGCGGACCGCTTCGGCGGGCTCGACATCCTGGTGAACAATGCCGGGGTTTCCGTGCACTGCCCGATCGACGCCGAGGACTATGAGGAACGCTGGCAGCGGGCGGTGGCGGTGAACATTACCGCGCACACCCACACGATCCGGGCGGCGCTGCCCTGGCTGCGCCGCTGCGAGAGCGGCGGCCGGGTGGTCAACATCGCCTCGACCGAGGGGCTGGGCGCGACGCCGTCGATCAGCCCTTACACCAGCACCAAGCACGCGGTGATCGGCCTGACCCGCTCGCTGGCGGTGGAACTGGGCAAGGAGGGGATCACGGTCAACTGCATCTGCCCCGGCGCCATCCGCACCGGCATGACCGAGAAATACCCGGAGGAAGCGAAACAGAAATTCGCCCGCCGCCGCATCCCCATCGCCCGCTATGCCGACCCGGAGGAGGTGGCGCACGGCACGCTCAGCCTGGTGCTGCCGGCGGCGAGCTATATCAACGGCGTGGTGCTGCCGGTCGATGCCGGGCTGACGATCAAGAACGCCTGA
- a CDS encoding MBL fold metallo-hydrolase produces MVGEVWRIGAVKITRIVEIEATGGMSRIIPDATRDKVQEIGWLYPHFASADGRLRGAIHSLIVETPTKTIVVDTCVGNDKERSVPAWNKLQTAYLADLAAAGYPAESVDTVLCTHLHIDHVGWNTKWDGAKWVPTFPNAEYLFGEKEFNHWMAHDRDGQQQVMTDSVLPIVDAGLQTLVTQDHVVCTEVRLVPTPGHTPGHHSVMIESEGQSALITGDFLHHPCQFAHPEWPSAPDWDVAQGYATRVDMYKRLADTLTLVIGTHFHTPTAGYLKTDGKAWRLAVD; encoded by the coding sequence ATGGTCGGCGAAGTCTGGCGCATCGGCGCCGTGAAAATCACCCGGATCGTCGAGATCGAGGCGACCGGCGGCATGTCGCGCATCATCCCGGACGCGACCCGGGACAAGGTGCAGGAGATCGGCTGGCTCTATCCGCATTTCGCCAGCGCCGACGGGCGGTTGCGCGGCGCGATCCACTCGCTGATCGTGGAGACGCCGACCAAGACCATCGTCGTCGACACCTGCGTCGGCAACGACAAGGAGCGCTCGGTCCCGGCCTGGAACAAGCTCCAGACCGCCTATCTGGCCGACCTGGCCGCCGCCGGCTATCCGGCGGAGAGCGTGGACACGGTGCTCTGCACCCATCTGCACATCGACCATGTGGGCTGGAACACCAAATGGGACGGGGCGAAATGGGTCCCGACCTTCCCGAACGCCGAATACCTGTTCGGCGAGAAGGAGTTCAACCACTGGATGGCCCACGACCGCGACGGCCAGCAACAGGTGATGACCGACTCGGTGCTGCCCATCGTCGACGCCGGCCTGCAGACGCTGGTGACCCAGGACCATGTGGTCTGCACCGAGGTGCGGCTGGTGCCGACGCCGGGGCACACGCCCGGCCATCACAGCGTCATGATCGAGAGCGAGGGCCAGAGCGCGCTGATCACCGGCGACTTCCTGCACCATCCCTGCCAGTTCGCCCATCCGGAATGGCCGAGCGCGCCGGACTGGGACGTGGCCCAGGGCTATGCGACGCGGGTGGACATGTACAAGCGCCTGGCCGACACGCTGACCCTGGTGATCGGCACCCACTTCCACACGCCCACCGCCGGCTATCTCAAGACCGACGGCAAGGCCTGGCGGCTGGCCGTGGATTGA
- a CDS encoding DUF4169 family protein, producing MADIVNLNRARKAKARAEKAAASAANRRKFGRTKAEKAHDRAETERVRTLLDGARRDDDGTTGPADQ from the coding sequence ATGGCCGACATCGTCAACCTCAATCGTGCCCGCAAGGCCAAAGCGCGGGCGGAGAAAGCCGCCGCAAGCGCCGCCAACCGCCGCAAATTCGGGCGCACCAAGGCGGAGAAAGCCCACGACCGGGCCGAGACCGAGCGGGTCCGCACGCTGCTGGACGGCGCCCGGCGCGACGACGACGGCACTACCGGCCCGGCGGACCAGTGA
- a CDS encoding class I SAM-dependent methyltransferase, with protein MSDSDKVFSGSIPEIYDTYLVPLIFEHYAADLARRVAVHAPASVLETAAGSGVVTRALAPLLATTAAYTVTDLNQPMLARAQARQPADDRLAWQQADALALPFGDQAFDAVCCQFGVMFFPDRVAGYREARRVLKPGGRFLFNVWDRIEENVFADVVTAAAATIFPHDPSRFLARTPHGHHDADRIAADLRAAGFADIAVETVAAVSSAASHRDPAIAYCQGTPLRNEIEHRDPGALEAVTDTAADAIRNRFGSGPVSAKIQAYVVGATRPA; from the coding sequence ATGAGTGACAGCGACAAGGTGTTTTCGGGCTCGATCCCGGAAATCTACGACACCTATCTGGTGCCGCTCATCTTCGAGCACTACGCCGCCGATCTGGCTCGCAGGGTCGCCGTGCACGCGCCGGCCAGCGTCCTGGAAACCGCGGCGGGCAGCGGCGTCGTCACCAGGGCGCTGGCGCCGCTGCTGGCCACGACCGCCGCCTACACCGTCACCGACCTGAACCAGCCGATGCTTGCCCGGGCGCAAGCGCGCCAGCCGGCCGACGACCGCCTGGCCTGGCAGCAGGCCGATGCGCTGGCGCTGCCGTTTGGGGACCAGGCCTTCGACGCGGTCTGCTGCCAGTTCGGCGTGATGTTCTTCCCCGACCGCGTTGCCGGCTACCGCGAGGCCCGGCGCGTGTTGAAGCCGGGCGGCCGCTTCCTGTTCAATGTCTGGGACCGGATCGAGGAAAACGTGTTCGCCGATGTCGTCACGGCGGCCGCGGCCACGATCTTCCCGCATGATCCGTCCCGCTTCCTGGCGCGCACCCCGCACGGCCACCACGACGCCGACCGCATCGCCGCCGACCTCCGCGCCGCCGGCTTCGCGGATATCGCGGTCGAAACGGTCGCGGCCGTGAGCAGCGCCGCCTCGCATCGCGATCCCGCCATCGCCTACTGCCAGGGCACGCCGCTGCGGAACGAGATCGAACACCGCGATCCGGGCGCGCTGGAGGCGGTTACCGACACCGCGGCCGACGCGATCCGCAACCGCTTCGGCAGCGGGCCGGTTTCGGCCAAGATCCAGGCCTATGTCGTCGGCGCCACCCGGCCCGCCTGA
- a CDS encoding FAD-binding oxidoreductase, producing MTETFDFAVIGAGIAGASAAFGLVAGRLAERGRVVLLEAENRPGYHTTGRSAALFSERYRNPLIRGLAKASGAFLAAPPEGFAAAPLLTPRGLLVIGRPDQQAALDGQFSPEQLAARIAEPVSVAEACRLSPALRPEPLAGAYWLPAAQDIDVNGLHQGFLRGFARAGGRLVCDARVMGLRRDGAGWRIETAAGAFAAGTVVNAAGAWADAVGRLAGLAPLGLQPKRRTCITFDPPADLVESLPRWPMVIDATEDFYFKPEAGRVLASPADETDTPPVDAQAEEWDVALAAERVQQATTLEVRRITHRWAGLRSFLPDRMPVAGRDPAEPGFVWLAGQGGFGIMTAEALGRAAAAVATDRALPADLTDCGVTVEELAPARLAG from the coding sequence ATGACCGAGACCTTTGATTTCGCCGTGATCGGCGCCGGCATCGCCGGGGCGTCGGCCGCGTTCGGGCTGGTGGCGGGCCGGCTGGCGGAGCGGGGCCGCGTCGTGCTGCTGGAGGCGGAGAACCGGCCCGGCTACCACACCACCGGCCGCTCGGCCGCCCTCTTTTCCGAGCGCTACCGAAACCCGCTGATCCGCGGCCTCGCCAAGGCCAGCGGCGCCTTTCTGGCCGCGCCGCCGGAGGGGTTCGCCGCCGCGCCGTTGCTGACGCCGCGGGGCCTGCTGGTGATCGGCCGGCCGGACCAGCAGGCGGCGCTGGACGGCCAGTTCTCGCCCGAGCAGTTGGCGGCCAGGATCGCCGAGCCGGTCTCTGTGGCCGAGGCCTGCCGCCTCAGCCCGGCGCTGCGACCGGAGCCGCTGGCGGGCGCCTACTGGCTGCCGGCGGCGCAGGATATCGACGTGAACGGCCTGCACCAGGGCTTTCTCCGCGGCTTTGCCCGTGCCGGCGGCCGGCTGGTCTGCGATGCGCGGGTGATGGGCTTGCGGCGGGACGGCGCCGGCTGGCGGATAGAGACCGCGGCGGGCGCGTTTGCCGCCGGCACGGTGGTGAATGCCGCCGGCGCCTGGGCCGATGCGGTCGGGCGGCTCGCGGGATTGGCGCCGCTGGGCTTGCAGCCGAAGCGGCGCACCTGCATCACCTTCGACCCGCCCGCGGACCTGGTCGAGAGCCTGCCGCGCTGGCCGATGGTGATCGACGCGACCGAGGACTTCTACTTCAAGCCGGAGGCGGGCCGCGTGCTGGCCTCGCCGGCGGACGAGACCGACACGCCGCCGGTCGACGCCCAGGCGGAGGAATGGGATGTGGCACTGGCGGCGGAGCGGGTGCAGCAGGCGACCACGCTGGAGGTGCGCCGCATCACCCACCGCTGGGCCGGCCTGCGCTCGTTCCTGCCGGACCGGATGCCGGTGGCGGGGCGGGACCCGGCGGAGCCGGGATTTGTTTGGCTTGCCGGCCAGGGCGGCTTCGGCATCATGACGGCGGAGGCGCTGGGCCGCGCGGCGGCGGCGGTGGCGACGGACCGCGCATTGCCGGCGGACCTGACGGACTGCGGTGTTACGGTGGAGGAGTTGGCGCCGGCGCGGCTGGCGGGCTGA
- a CDS encoding ester cyclase gives MSAFETAQKFFQACEAPQGWDGCKSYVADGAGFSCQAGALAGVTTLRDYCEWMKGLAAGPLPDCTYTLHAKSWDPDTNTATFVATFHATHTGEGGPVPPTNKSFDTDYVYAIRMNGDGKVASMTKVWNDAHALAQLGWT, from the coding sequence ATGTCCGCATTTGAAACCGCCCAGAAATTCTTCCAGGCCTGCGAGGCCCCGCAAGGCTGGGACGGCTGCAAGTCCTATGTGGCCGACGGCGCGGGCTTCTCCTGCCAGGCCGGCGCCCTGGCAGGGGTCACCACGCTGCGAGACTATTGCGAATGGATGAAGGGCCTGGCGGCCGGCCCGCTGCCGGATTGCACCTACACGCTGCACGCCAAGTCCTGGGACCCGGATACGAACACCGCTACCTTCGTGGCGACCTTCCACGCCACCCACACCGGCGAGGGCGGCCCGGTCCCGCCCACCAACAAGTCGTTCGACACCGACTATGTCTACGCCATCCGCATGAACGGCGACGGCAAGGTCGCGTCCATGACCAAGGTCTGGAACGACGCCCACGCCCTCGCCCAACTGGGCTGGACCTGA
- a CDS encoding NAD(P)-dependent oxidoreductase, with amino-acid sequence MRIAYIGIGQMGAGMALCLQRAGFDVIGHDVSPASRDAAAADGLAVTDDLQAAVDGADFLLSSLPNSAIVRAAWLGEAGILACNPKAGAICIDFSTIDAQTMVDVGTACRARGLGVIDAPVSGGPQEAADGSLVLLLGGSDADLARAKPLFDALGSAQLPTGDVGTAKTVKLVNNVMSMGNVLVAAEAFALGEAAGVDPEVLFATLSQSGGRSHHFLKRWPNALQSNWAPGFKMELGEKDVALAIDVARSLRQPMPVASLVREMMTTALAGGYEGHDVVAMLDLYRKLNKSGGRN; translated from the coding sequence ATGCGCATCGCCTATATCGGCATCGGCCAGATGGGCGCCGGCATGGCGCTTTGCCTGCAACGCGCCGGCTTCGACGTCATCGGCCACGATGTCAGCCCCGCCAGCCGCGATGCGGCCGCCGCGGACGGGCTCGCCGTCACCGACGACCTGCAAGCGGCGGTCGACGGCGCGGACTTCCTGCTCTCCAGCCTGCCGAATTCCGCCATCGTGCGCGCGGCCTGGTTGGGCGAGGCCGGCATTCTCGCCTGCAACCCCAAGGCCGGGGCGATCTGCATCGACTTCAGCACCATCGACGCCCAGACCATGGTCGATGTCGGCACCGCCTGCCGCGCCCGCGGCCTGGGCGTGATCGACGCGCCGGTCAGCGGCGGCCCGCAGGAGGCGGCGGACGGAAGTCTGGTGCTGCTGCTGGGCGGCTCCGACGCCGATCTCGCCCGCGCCAAGCCGCTGTTCGACGCCTTGGGCTCGGCACAACTGCCCACCGGCGATGTCGGCACCGCCAAGACGGTCAAGCTGGTCAACAACGTCATGTCCATGGGCAATGTCCTGGTTGCGGCCGAGGCGTTCGCGCTGGGCGAGGCCGCGGGCGTCGACCCGGAAGTGCTGTTCGCCACCCTCTCCCAGAGCGGCGGCCGCTCGCACCATTTCCTGAAGCGCTGGCCGAATGCGCTGCAATCCAACTGGGCGCCGGGGTTCAAGATGGAGCTGGGCGAAAAGGACGTGGCGCTGGCCATCGACGTGGCGCGCAGCCTGCGCCAGCCCATGCCCGTGGCCTCGCTGGTGCGCGAGATGATGACCACGGCGCTTGCCGGCGGCTATGAGGGGCACGACGTGGTGGCGATGCTGGACCTGTACCGCAAGCTAAACAAATCGGGCGGCCGGAACTGA
- a CDS encoding PEP-CTERM sorting domain-containing protein has protein sequence MRLRNAFAVASAALALGFAAPTHAATILAMKVSDLAPAATSADGLIDPYQDWLNAGGHNEGVAGATSLTNNGIDYKNSFVDSNWGDVQTVRVAVYSGGVEQIFIEFDASGTDKGNFFAASHLTASTYGLASFAVHNFFSIPGDPGNDRHWFVERNYGGCGNDRGLLVVMDGADSNWACSWEESRDALVGIDTRAFLYALPPVAVDADVPNWNTGPIGTGDVFAVFVTTASVPEPATFGLLAVGAIGLTAAARRRRA, from the coding sequence ATGCGTTTGCGCAATGCGTTTGCGGTTGCGTCAGCGGCACTTGCCCTCGGGTTCGCCGCACCGACCCATGCCGCCACCATCCTGGCGATGAAGGTCAGCGACCTCGCCCCCGCCGCCACGTCGGCGGATGGCCTGATCGACCCGTACCAGGACTGGCTGAATGCCGGCGGCCACAACGAAGGCGTGGCCGGCGCCACGTCGTTGACCAACAACGGCATCGACTACAAGAACAGCTTCGTCGACAGCAATTGGGGCGATGTCCAGACCGTGCGCGTCGCGGTCTATTCCGGCGGGGTCGAGCAGATTTTCATCGAATTCGACGCCAGCGGCACCGACAAGGGCAATTTCTTCGCCGCCAGCCATTTGACCGCCTCGACCTACGGGCTTGCCAGCTTCGCGGTCCACAATTTCTTCTCGATCCCCGGCGATCCGGGCAATGACCGGCACTGGTTCGTCGAGCGCAATTATGGCGGCTGCGGCAACGACCGCGGTCTGCTGGTGGTGATGGACGGCGCCGACTCGAACTGGGCCTGCTCGTGGGAGGAAAGCCGCGACGCCCTGGTCGGCATCGACACCCGCGCCTTCCTCTATGCGCTGCCGCCGGTCGCCGTCGATGCCGACGTGCCGAACTGGAACACCGGCCCGATCGGCACCGGCGACGTGTTCGCCGTGTTCGTCACCACCGCGTCCGTGCCGGAGCCGGCCACCTTCGGCCTGCTGGCCGTGGGCGCCATCGGACTCACGGCCGCCGCCCGCCGGCGCCGCGCCTGA